The following coding sequences lie in one Flavobacterium cyclinae genomic window:
- a CDS encoding chloride channel protein, which translates to MPRKKSFSIKTFLFKTFRRLERLVFLLKSLLTPRQFIYFSCVLVGMSSALAVIILKTFAHWVFKSSQKLDDILHLPYSNSMLPIIGIIITVIIVKKVLDGSIEKGTSQIMYAVAKKRGIMPRKQMFAQIITSSFTVGMGGSAGLESPITITGAAFGSNYAQNYRLSYKDRTLLLACGVAAGIAAAFNAPIAGVLFAIEVVLAEISITAFIPIMISAATGALVSTVMLNEDILFSFKKVQFFDYHNLPYYILLGVLSGLVSINYARTFRKIEHYFSGLKYNIINKALLGAGILGVLIFLFPSLFGEGYESIKFLADSNPERLLQNTVFESFQDSKWILLLFVGATMLIKVYATSLTLGAGGNGGNFAPSLFVGSYLGFCVAYLVNLTGISKLTVGNFTLVGMAGILSGLFHAPLTAIFLIAEITGGYNLMVPLMIVSSVSFAISKRFEPYSFDIKNLADKGEVFTDNRDANILNSIDVAKLIQTDFKSVSVSDNLNELVEKIQQSDCDIFPVLDEKNTLLGLILLDEIRPIVFSQFKVKYTSTNEVMQPPKEIIFYDETLETIMEKFDTSGCKVLPVLKDGIFLGFIHKQLILEKYRMRLKSMIIE; encoded by the coding sequence ATGCCTAGAAAGAAATCTTTTTCAATAAAAACGTTTTTATTCAAAACATTCAGACGTTTAGAGCGATTAGTTTTTCTTTTAAAATCATTACTAACTCCTCGTCAATTTATTTATTTTTCATGTGTTTTAGTTGGAATGTCTTCTGCATTAGCAGTAATTATTCTGAAAACTTTTGCACATTGGGTATTTAAATCATCTCAAAAATTAGATGATATTCTTCACCTACCTTACAGTAATAGTATGTTACCAATTATTGGTATTATTATTACGGTGATTATTGTAAAAAAAGTCTTAGACGGTTCAATTGAAAAAGGAACTTCTCAAATTATGTATGCCGTTGCTAAGAAACGAGGAATCATGCCGCGAAAACAAATGTTTGCCCAAATTATCACAAGTTCGTTTACTGTAGGTATGGGTGGAAGTGCCGGTTTAGAATCACCCATTACTATTACCGGTGCTGCTTTTGGAAGTAATTATGCGCAAAATTATCGTCTAAGTTATAAAGATCGTACTCTTTTATTAGCTTGTGGTGTGGCTGCTGGTATTGCTGCCGCATTTAATGCACCTATTGCAGGGGTTTTATTTGCTATTGAAGTAGTTTTAGCCGAAATTAGTATTACAGCATTCATCCCTATTATGATTAGTGCTGCTACTGGTGCTTTGGTATCAACGGTTATGCTTAATGAGGATATTTTATTCTCATTTAAAAAAGTGCAGTTTTTTGATTATCATAATTTACCATATTATATTCTATTAGGTGTTTTAAGTGGATTGGTTTCAATAAATTATGCTAGAACATTTAGAAAAATAGAACATTATTTTAGCGGTTTAAAATATAATATTATAAACAAAGCTTTATTAGGAGCGGGTATACTTGGAGTTTTAATTTTTTTATTTCCTTCTCTTTTTGGGGAAGGATATGAGAGTATCAAATTTCTTGCGGATAGTAATCCAGAGCGTTTATTGCAAAATACCGTTTTTGAAAGTTTTCAGGATTCAAAATGGATTTTATTGTTATTTGTGGGAGCTACTATGTTGATTAAAGTATATGCCACAAGTTTAACTCTTGGAGCTGGAGGTAATGGAGGTAATTTTGCACCATCACTCTTCGTAGGTTCTTATTTAGGATTCTGTGTCGCTTATTTGGTTAATTTAACAGGGATTTCAAAACTTACGGTGGGTAATTTTACACTGGTTGGTATGGCAGGAATTTTAAGTGGATTGTTTCATGCTCCTTTAACGGCAATATTCCTGATTGCTGAAATTACGGGAGGTTATAATTTGATGGTACCTTTAATGATAGTTTCTTCGGTTAGTTTTGCAATTTCTAAACGTTTTGAACCCTATTCATTTGATATTAAAAATTTAGCTGACAAAGGCGAAGTATTTACCGATAATCGAGATGCTAATATTTTGAATTCTATTGATGTTGCTAAATTAATTCAAACTGATTTTAAATCTGTTTCAGTAAGTGATAATTTAAACGAATTAGTTGAAAAAATACAACAATCGGATTGTGATATTTTTCCTGTTTTAGATGAAAAAAACACCTTATTAGGATTGATTTTATTAGATGAAATCCGACCAATTGTTTTCTCTCAATTCAAAGTAAAATACACTTCCACAAATGAAGTAATGCAACCACCAAAAGAAATTATATTCTATGATGAAACCTTAGAAACCATTATGGAGAAATTTGATACATCAGGTTGTAAAGTCTTACCAGTTTTAAAAGATGGCATCTTCCTTGGATTCATCCACAAACAACTCATTCTTGAAAAATACAGAATGCGATTGAAATCGATGATTATTGAGTAA
- the glmM gene encoding phosphoglucosamine mutase, producing the protein MTLIKSISGIRGTIGGKVGDNLTPVDAVKFASAYGTFLKQNITKEKLKVVIGRDARISGPMIHNLVVNTLVGLGIDVIDLGLSTTPTVEIAVPMEKADGGIILTASHNPKQWNALKLLNAKGEFLSGADGAKILEIAEAEAFDFADVDSLGEITENNAYMDIHIDEVLELPLVDAELVKTKKFKVVVDAVNSSGGIIIPNLLEQMGVEVVKLYCEPNGHFPHNPEPLKEHLGDICKLVVEEKADFGIVVDPDVDRLAFISNDGEMFGEEYTLVAVADYVLSKTPGNTVSNMSSSRALRDITEKHGGTYQASAVGEVNVVELMKKTNAIIGGEGNGGIIYPSSHYGRDSIVGAALFLTYLANQDKTVAEIRASFPQYYMSKNKIELTPQIDVDNVLATLTEKYKSENISTIDGVKIDFPTEWVHLRKSNTEPIIRIYTEAPTQNEADVLAERFVKELKEIAGI; encoded by the coding sequence ATGACTTTAATTAAATCTATATCTGGAATACGAGGAACCATTGGTGGAAAAGTTGGAGATAACTTAACTCCTGTGGATGCTGTAAAATTTGCATCGGCTTATGGGACTTTTTTAAAACAAAATATTACTAAAGAAAAACTGAAAGTAGTCATTGGTAGAGATGCCAGAATTTCTGGACCAATGATTCATAATTTAGTAGTAAATACATTAGTTGGATTAGGAATTGATGTTATTGATTTAGGCTTATCTACTACTCCAACTGTTGAAATTGCAGTTCCAATGGAAAAAGCAGATGGTGGAATTATTTTGACTGCATCGCACAATCCAAAACAATGGAATGCTCTAAAATTATTAAATGCAAAAGGAGAATTTTTAAGTGGTGCCGATGGGGCTAAAATTCTAGAAATTGCGGAAGCGGAAGCTTTTGATTTTGCCGATGTAGATTCACTAGGTGAAATAACGGAGAATAATGCTTACATGGACATTCACATTGATGAAGTATTAGAATTACCGCTAGTAGATGCTGAATTGGTAAAAACTAAGAAATTCAAGGTAGTTGTTGATGCTGTTAATTCTTCAGGAGGAATAATTATCCCTAATTTGCTAGAACAAATGGGAGTTGAAGTGGTAAAATTGTATTGCGAACCTAACGGACACTTTCCTCATAACCCAGAACCTTTGAAAGAGCATTTGGGAGACATTTGCAAATTAGTTGTTGAAGAAAAAGCGGATTTTGGAATTGTTGTAGACCCTGATGTGGACAGATTAGCTTTCATTTCAAACGATGGTGAAATGTTTGGCGAAGAATACACTTTGGTAGCAGTTGCTGATTATGTTTTATCAAAAACTCCAGGAAACACGGTTTCAAATATGTCTTCATCTCGAGCTTTACGAGATATTACCGAAAAACATGGCGGAACTTACCAAGCAAGTGCTGTAGGAGAAGTTAATGTAGTTGAATTAATGAAAAAAACTAATGCAATTATTGGTGGTGAAGGTAATGGTGGAATTATTTATCCATCATCGCATTATGGAAGAGATAGTATAGTAGGTGCTGCATTATTTTTAACCTATTTGGCCAATCAAGATAAAACTGTGGCTGAAATTAGAGCAAGTTTTCCTCAATATTATATGAGCAAAAACAAAATTGAGTTAACACCTCAAATTGATGTAGACAATGTTTTAGCAACCTTAACGGAAAAATATAAATCGGAAAATATTTCAACTATAGACGGTGTAAAAATAGATTTCCCAACAGAATGGGTGCATTTAAGAAAATCTAATACTGAACCAATTATTAGAATTTACACAGAAGCTCCAACTCAAAATGAAGCGGATGTATTAGCAGAGAGATTTGTTAAAGAATTAAAAGAAATAGCAGGAATTTAA
- a CDS encoding acyl carrier protein phosphodiesterase has translation MNFLAHIYLSGEDELVKIGNFMADSIRGSQYLEYPNVIQKGILLHRHIDSFTDSHPIYRKSKRRLHQKYGHYSGVIMDIAYDHFLAKNWEKYSDEKLEEYASKFYELALSNYDILTERIKKMMPYMIARNWFVSYATISGLEMILFQMDYKTKHIAHMQEAIVEIQDFYSEFESEFFLFFEELQRSCEQKLKELNEIL, from the coding sequence TTGAATTTTCTAGCTCATATCTATTTGTCTGGTGAAGATGAACTTGTAAAAATTGGCAATTTTATGGCTGATAGCATTCGAGGTTCTCAATATTTAGAATATCCTAATGTTATTCAAAAAGGAATATTATTACACCGCCATATTGATAGTTTTACAGATTCACATCCTATTTATAGAAAAAGTAAGCGTCGATTACATCAAAAATATGGTCATTATTCAGGTGTGATAATGGATATTGCTTATGATCATTTTTTGGCTAAAAATTGGGAAAAATATTCAGATGAAAAATTAGAAGAATATGCATCAAAATTTTATGAATTAGCGCTTAGTAATTATGATATTTTGACTGAGCGTATTAAGAAAATGATGCCTTATATGATTGCTAGAAATTGGTTTGTAAGTTATGCAACTATTTCGGGTTTAGAAATGATATTGTTTCAAATGGATTATAAAACGAAACATATTGCCCATATGCAAGAAGCAATTGTTGAAATTCAAGATTTTTATTCCGAATTTGAATCTGAATTTTTTTTATTTTTTGAAGAATTACAACGTTCTTGCGAACAAAAATTAAAAGAACTCAATGAAATTTTGTAG
- a CDS encoding DNA alkylation repair protein, which produces MKFCSELEAAFKQESNREVAVPMENYMKNNFPFLGIKTEKRRAIFKSIYERNKVEIQSDFRSIAWNLFQMKEREYHQVAIDLLIKKFKKNYVLKDIQLIEKFLVTNSWWDSVDTIAKYLLGGYLLQFPEETLNVIEQFSNSNNMWLNRSAILFQLSYKEKTNFEILKSECEKHKYSNEFFIQKAIGWALRDYSRFNPNGVEAYVKNTDLKPLSKREALRLL; this is translated from the coding sequence ATGAAATTTTGTAGCGAATTAGAAGCGGCTTTCAAACAAGAATCCAACAGAGAGGTTGCTGTTCCAATGGAGAATTATATGAAAAATAATTTTCCTTTTTTAGGAATAAAAACAGAAAAAAGACGGGCTATTTTTAAATCAATTTATGAACGAAATAAAGTAGAAATACAATCGGATTTTAGATCAATAGCTTGGAACCTATTTCAAATGAAGGAGCGCGAATATCATCAAGTAGCCATTGATTTATTGATTAAAAAATTCAAGAAAAATTATGTCTTAAAGGATATTCAACTCATTGAGAAATTCTTAGTTACGAATTCTTGGTGGGATTCCGTTGATACTATTGCAAAATATCTACTTGGAGGTTATTTATTGCAGTTTCCTGAGGAAACATTAAATGTAATAGAGCAATTTTCAAATTCTAACAACATGTGGTTGAATCGAAGTGCAATTTTGTTTCAATTGAGCTATAAAGAGAAAACGAATTTCGAAATTTTAAAATCGGAATGTGAAAAGCACAAATATTCCAATGAATTTTTTATTCAAAAAGCAATTGGATGGGCATTACGCGATTACAGTAGATTTAATCCAAATGGAGTAGAAGCATATGTTAAAAATACAGATTTAAAACCTTTGAGTAAAAGAGAAGCATTACGTTTACTATAA